In the genome of Arachis hypogaea cultivar Tifrunner chromosome 9, arahy.Tifrunner.gnm2.J5K5, whole genome shotgun sequence, the window GTTCACTAACAACGCAACAACCAGGCATGGCTATACTTCCATACATATACAAGCTTTGACCTTTGTCAATTTTGAAGGTGCAATACCTGGCGAAAAACAGAGTCAGCTGCCAATAAGGGTTTGGAACTTCACTCTCTTTTTAACACTACGCATCCGGTCATACCCAATACCAATCTTGCTATGCATCAGCCTTATAGCCAAATCTGCATTACCAGCCTTCCTCAACGCATTGATCATCAATGTTCTAACTTTTCCAGGAATTTCTCTACCTCTGTCCACAATCCCGTCGGCTAACTTGCAGGCTTCCTTCACCCGGCCGGCTTTGCACAACACGTTAATCATGTCTTCATAAGCTGTTTCAAGAACAATCCCCATGGGTGCCAGCTCATCCAAGATCTTACAAGCTCTCGCTACCTTGCCCGAAAGACAGAGTCCAATTGAAAGAGCCCTAAAGCAAGCAACATTTGGTGTTATGCCCTTATCTATCATCTTGTCCCATAATTTCAATGCCTCTTCATTCCTGTGCACTTTAAAAAGCTCACTGATAAGTATGGTATACGTATACACAGTCTGCTCGCAACCTTCCTCCTCCATCCGTTGAAACAGTGCCAATGCTTCATCAATCCTCCCACCTTTACACCATCCATCGATAAGTGCATTATAGCAATAAGAATCCGGGGGGCACCCCTTATCAACCATCTCATAAAACAACTTCTCGGCTTCATCAACTCTCCCAGCCTTCCCAAGGCCATCAATCAAACTCGAGTAAAATACCGCATTCACCATAACACCATTCTCTTTACAAAACTCTAAATAACCCAAAGCTTCCTCCACTCTCCCACCCTTACACAAACCATTAACAATCGCCCCATAAGTAACTTCATCCGGTTTAATCCCCTCCTGTCTCATCCTCTCAAACAACCTCATCGCCCCGTCAACATTCCCAGTCTTCGCATAACCATCGATCAACGCCGTGTACACCGCCTTATTGGCTCCGCAACTATCCCTTCTCATCTCTTCAAACACATTGAGACCCTCAACAACCTTCCCTTGCCTGCAAAGTCCACACACCACCAAACTATAAGCATGTGGAGGAACCACCAACCCCTTCTCCTTCATCTCATGATAAAGCCTCACACAACAATCCACATCCCCTTCGCCATAACACGCCTGCATAACTGTCATGTAACTAACCTTATCCGGCCCCACATTACCATCATCATCCCCAGCCTCCATCTCCCTAATCATCTCCAAGGCCTTCCTAGTTTTCCCAACCTTACAATACCCTTTAATAACCGTATTGTAACTAACCGAATCCGGCCTCACATTAACCTCCCTCATCGCCTCGAAAACCCTAACCGCCGATTCCACCATACCGGCATTAACCAATCCGTTCATCAACGAATTGAAATTATACAAACTCGGCTCAAGGCCATCCTCCTTCATGTTCCGCCACATCCACAACAGCTCCTCCACCATGCCAACCGCGGCAAAGCTCCTGAGCAAGGAGTTAACGGCGGCGGCAGTTAATTTAAACTTCCGGCACTTGAATTCTTGTAGAATGTTCTGGAACACAGTGGAATCGAAGGATGAAGAAAAGGAGAGGGTTTCGATGAGAGAGACGTAGGAATGGAGGGAGTGGGAATAGCTAGGTTGAGAGTGAGCCCAGTGGAAGAAGCGCGTGGCGAGGAGGGGTTGGTTGGTGAGGGAGCGGAGGGTGTGGGAGACGAAGTTGGGGGAGAGAGTGATAAGGAATTTGTTGCAgaaggaggtgaggttggattcCATGGAAGGGGAACCGTCGAGGAGGGAGAGGATTTGGGGGAGCCATGGGGATGGGGAAGGAGGGTCACGGGAGGCTGAAACGACGACGTCTGAGAGGTCGTAGAAGGGTTCGACGACTTCGTGGGGAGGGGGAGTGGAGAATCGTGATGATGACGTGGCAGTGTGTGAATGTCGTTTGAGGAGCTTTACAAGTATCCTGCTGCTGCTTCTCATCTGGGGATTCAAAGAAGAAACGCAGGGTTGGCTAGTTAGAGTTGGTGTTTCTCAACTCTCAACGGCGTCTGGCATCTGTACTGTAGTCTCTCTCTTGTTTAGGGAATTCTATTTTGTTTGGAccgcaaggttctgaaaatcaaaCCGGTCATTGAACCGCTCCAGTCACTGGTTCACTGATTCACAGATCCAACCGGTCTAACTGTGGTTCAATCGAAAAAACCGTttcagaataaaataataaataaattataaataaacttcCTAGAATATAGAAGCAGCTTGTGAGGGACTATTGAAAGAAATGCCAATTCAAATAGTACAAAGTGTGAAGATATCAGATAATACCATGATATATTGAAAGAAACCCAATAAACAACACTATAATCGCTGTTCCAAGAAGTCCTGAGAGAATGCAAAGCTAAATTAAAAACAGTAAATACAGAAAGTAACATTTCAAAGAGAGAGAACAAGTATATTAGTACTCGATACTCTTAATTGTTATTATCCTATTCCGCAACATATGCAAGCTATAATGTACAAATACTTTGTTTCTACTCAAATATCTGTATCATAGGCATATCTGCATCATATACTATTAAATTAAACTTCTTAATTGTGACTATAGTTTTGATAAAATGGCCCTATTTACATATTCCTATTTGTGCAAAATGGAAGGCAAGACTAGCTAGCTTTAATTCTCTTACAAGAAACTAGTATAACTTGGAAAACAATAATGATAAAGCCATGAAGAGATTCTATTAGTTCCTACTAAACAAAACAATTAGATCAAAACTAAGGGTAAATTTTAAGTATTAAGAAATTAACTGTGTCTCTTGAATCTCCAATTCAATTATAACAGTAATCCAAAGAGTTGACTTACTATACAATGAAGGAGTGCAGAAATAGAAGGAAAGATGAAGAGGTACCAGAGGGCAGAAAAAGAGTTAGTTTTCTTGTTCCTGCTAGTGCGAGCACATTTTGATTGCCATTTTCCTTCTCAGTTCTGATAAAGAACATTGACAATTGAGAAAGATGATCAACACAACGCAAGTGAAGAGTGGAGAGTGAACATTGACAATTGAGAAAGATGATCAACACAGCAGAGCCACAAAACACACCACAGCACACCAGAACCCAGAACCCACAGCAGCAGAAGCACAGCCAGAAAATTAATAGCAGCAGAAAATTAATACTACCAACAGCATTCAGCATTCAGTATTCAGCATtcagcattcagcaacaaaaattatcattcagcaacaaacagcatttgatttaatttccatttttaacattcagcaacaaacattacaaaacagcaacaaataatccctaatcacactaaacctgaaatcaataaagctaaacaaaaaatttcaataatgatttgatttcCATTTTTAGCAGCAACAAGAAAATTTCAACAAAGATTTCAGGAATTATAAAAAAGAGCAGCAgcacaaaatcaattatttgatttccaTTAATCCATTCACAATTTCACATTCAAAAATCAGCAAACAGAgcataaaaggaagagaagaaccGAAGAAGTGAAAGCAGTGCCACTAACCTTCGGTGGAGACACGAACGGCGAGCGGAGACACAGCGGCGAGCTACTCCAAACTCGAACAGAGAAGCCAGGGAGGACGGGGACAGCGGGAAGGAGGACGCCGAGCTACAAGAGAGGGCCTGGGCTACAAGAGAGGAGCGGAGGCGCCGACAGCACGGACGGCGGCGGCACTGTCTCAGAACCGTTGCAGGGAGAACGTAGGGTTTTGGTTGGGTGATTTTGAACTCTGCTTGAGTTCAGAGATAGTGATTCACGAACAGGGGGTGTTGGGGGAAGGGGGTGAGTGAGGGCGGAACgctggggttttttttttttttttctttaaaaccaAAACGGTGCCGTTTAATTTAATATCTTTAGCATTTCTCTTGATAAAATATACCAAATATGATTTGATTGGTTATAAAAGTTAATTTCACATATGAAATTAGAAATTTAACTTTACTATAATGTAAAAAAATTGTACAAATATCAAATTACATATCACGTTGCCAcaccaataaaaatatttacttttcttttacattccttgcataaaagattatccaaaacaaaattagatatacatcaaaattaaactcttaaattAAATCACCGAAAAGAAGTTTGAAAAAACCAATTTGAGTCGACTTTCAAATTAAGTAACTTGAGCCTTTACTTTACATCAAAGAACATCATAATATTGAGTTTTTACTCGACTTACTCTTGGTCTTGTCTACTTCAGATCATAGCCCATCAACAAATACAAATCGATTACCTAAAAATTCTACCATTTGTTTTAACAACAAATATTGCACTAACTTCTAACAATTCATTCTTTATTTGTAAGACTAAAACACAAGGAAAATCGTGGTGATATAAAAGGTTACATTGTcactaaaaatgaaaattaattataaaatgggAAACAAACATTATAATTCAACCTCTAGAAATCAACATCGTACATAAAATTGGCCTATTCCCCTTGGGCGTGGGAATCCAGACCGCACATTATCCTCTTCAAAACCCTTTGATAAAAAAATCCGGATTTCAAAGATCACCATAATATTAAGTACTTAAAAACCTGACCAATCAACCAACCAACCAAGCGAGAGTGCAAAACCCAAACCTCCCAGCGCAGCCACTCAATCACAAGGCACAAAACCCACCTTTCTCTTCCCAAGTCCCATCAGCATGCTTATATAGAAGGTATTAATAGAATAATTGGTCTTTGACTCAATGAACTTGATcgcaataaacaagcaataatTATGAAGACCCTGTGTTCTATGGCTTATTCTCGGTCTCCATCGATTCTTGTGGGATATCACTACCATTGTTCcgtgcattctcattagtgttgGCACTTGCACCACCCTGAGGTTGCTGCTGCTCACCACCCTGTGGTGGGGTTGTTGCTTGTGCTGGGGGAGTAGCTGGCTTGGCTGGTTTTGGCTTCGTCATAATTGGCTTGCAGAACCTGTCacacaaataattattaaaatgaataatttaaaaaggAATAATGACCAAACAGTCCAAGATGTTTGTTTTACAAACTGGAAGACAGCAAAGCATAACAAGAAATAAACCAAATCCAGAAATACCTGTCAACAGCTTCCGCTTTCCTTCTTATTTCAGCAGACAAGAGCACAGGGTTGGCATATTTTGGGAGTGGTTCCTGCTGTTGCTTTTTCTCCCTAAGCCAGTTTTCAGCCTCAACACACTCATTTAGGACCTACAAACATTGATGTCATTGATGTCAAGTTGTTAACCATAGAAGAATCACGGGAAGGAAGAAAATTAGCAAGCAACTACCTTCTGCTTTTCATTGATGTCAATGTGATCAAATTTGGGATCACTTGACATTGCAGCTTCTCTGTAACTATTTATACAATACTCGAGCTGGTCAATTACTGTGCCCCTCTCTGTGTGTTCTTTATAACGAGCTTCAATAGGATCACCTTGCTGCAATATTGCAAAACTCCACTAAgattgtaaaatttaaaaaaagaaaaaaaaaaacacagaaatAGTTCCTGCTGCTCATGTGAATGTGTGACAACCAAGTCTAACAACAAAGAAAGTAGCAGCAACAAGGAATTTCTGGTccccatttttttaattaagttctaCAGTTTCAATGGGGGACGAGCAGGTTTCTCTAGCCTTCAAACTTCTTGGTTCCTACCTTTTTAAGTTCTTCAAGTTTCGCAATATATACGCCTTTAGTTTCGTCTTCACCATCATCATATAGCCAGTCTTCCACCTGCTGAAGTCTAGCAGTAAAATCTTCCCTCTCTGGAGCAGTGACAAAATCGTGATATTTGTCATTAAGCTGAAATGGTAACAAAAAAGTCACTTCAGTAAACATCAAATAATGGGCATTTGTACTTGAAATTGggcaagaaaagagaaaagataagCCTCACCTTGTTCCGCATTTCATAAACATAAGCCTCAACGGCATTTTTCTTGTCTTTTGTTTCTTCCATCACGCGATCTTGCAAAGCCATTTCAAACTCCTTTTCTACAGCTTTCTGGAGATCCACTTGTTCCATAGCTCCATAAACCACCTCTGCTACAGGAATATTTGCTTTCTTAACCTTTTTCTTCGGAGCCTGTACCAACAACATTCATGGCACACTTATAAATACCGATTTGACCATGCTAGACAACAACaatattttatgattaattatgCATGATAGTATAGCAAATTATCAATATAAGGTGTAAGATTCACTTTAAACCGAAGTGACTTCATGCAGGTTGATTCCAATATTATGTGAACAGATGGAAAtaccaccaaaaaaaaaaaaagaatcacaTACACTCAAGGTCATATCTGCAAAACTATCATGTATATTATGTTCTCTCAGATTGTTGAACAGAAAAATATGGTAACAACATCCTACTAAATTAAACAATGCCAAAGTAACCCCTAAAAAACCTATCGCACATCCTCTTCTTGATGTAGATACCAATATAAATAAGCAGCTAGTTCTACAATGTCAATGCTCCATTGCTGGAAGCCACAGAAACccacaattataaaattttaagaataaataaataactcaGTGTCACAAAATTTAACGAATgcaaaattaattgaaaacagAAAGCTTCTCGCATATGCTTGTGTATTCCTTTCACCAGGACAAACCTTGGTATCAGTGTCAATTTGCACAGGCTTTTCTCCAGTCTCAGGGCTACCATTTTCAGGCCCAGTGGTATCAGTATTAGCCTTTGCATCTTGCATGTTAACATCAGTGTCATTGGAGGTTGGAGGAGCAGCACCATCAGCAGGGGATTCATCGGTATCCATCTTGGTGTTTTCTGCAGCTGATTCTTTGGAAATCGGAATGTCAACTTCTTCCTCTTCCAATAGCTAaaacaggaaagcagaagttATTAGATCACAGGAGCAGATGCTCTCTGAAGTAATGTCAAACGAGAAAAATAAACCACTAAAGCTTTTACACTTACAGTTGCTGAATCAATAGCTACGATTCCATGCAAATTCAAACGAACTCTCACTTTAACTTTTGCTCTTTCAGTTTTTGTAGTTTGGAACGGACCAATCTGCATGCACTTGAGAGTCAGAGGACCAGTAAAAGGGGGAAAATGTTACAGAAACAAGAAAAAAACTTCAAATACAACTTACAGTATATGTACTGATCTTGGCAGGTGTTTGCAGTTCACTCACATCACTATACTGTACATCAATAGAGAATGTTCCTGGCCTGTAGAATGTCAATGCCTTAATACTAGGAATGGGATTGCCCTTGGGGAAAACAAGGCTACTTTGCTGATTATCTGATCCACTAATTCCCTGTGCATCTGGTCCAGAACCTTTCCATGAAAGGGAAATTGCAAAAGGAAAACTTTCATTGACCTACACAGTTCAACATAAGACAATGTTATACCGGATGGAGAAGGGAATCTTAGTCTTGGTGTATGAACAGTTTACTGCAGAGACATAGCAAATATAATTGCAAAAGTTCCTTTTtatgaaagaagaataagaagataaAACTCATGATTCCTAAAGGCCTGCAGAGTTTTACCGTGAGTAAGCACTTCAGAGAATAACAAATAAATTTCCCCAACAAATTGTTTACATGAGTGCCTCTGGAGTGAAAATAGAGAAAGTTCAAAGAAGGAAATATTACCTGAAACTCTCGTACTTTAAAAGTTGGACTAAGAATTGCACATTGCAAGGCACAACCCTTAGCAACACACTCACTAGCATTCATTGTTCGTCTAGGCTCCTTTTTGAAGAAATCTGTCAATATTTTATTGATAGCTGGTACACGAGATCCTGAACCAACCACCTCAACCATGTGAACATTTTCAATTGTAAGAGCTGCTTCAGCTAGTGCCTTCTCCAAAGGTCCCTTCACACGTT includes:
- the LOC112709849 gene encoding heat shock 70 kDa protein 15, with translation MSVVGFDFGNESCIVAVARQRGIDVVLNDESKRETPAIVCFGDKQRFIGTAGAASTMMNPKNSVSQMKRLIGKKFSDPELQRDIKSLPFNVTEGPDGFPLIHARYMGEVKTFTPTQVFGMMLSNLKEIAQKNLNAAVVDCCIGIPVYFTDIQRRAVLDAATIAGLHPLRLFHETTATALAYGIYKTDLPENDQLNVAFVDIGHASMQVCIAGFKKGQLKVLAHSYDRSLGGRDFDEVLFHHFAEKFKTEYKIDVLQNARACLRLRAACEKLKKVLSANPEAPLNIECLMDEKDVRGFIKRDEFEQLSLPILERVKGPLEKALAEAALTIENVHMVEVVGSGSRVPAINKILTDFFKKEPRRTMNASECVAKGCALQCAILSPTFKVREFQVNESFPFAISLSWKGSGPDAQGISGSDNQQSSLVFPKGNPIPSIKALTFYRPGTFSIDVQYSDVSELQTPAKISTYTIGPFQTTKTERAKVKVRVRLNLHGIVAIDSATLLEEEEVDIPISKESAAENTKMDTDESPADGAAPPTSNDTDVNMQDAKANTDTTGPENGSPETGEKPVQIDTDTKAPKKKVKKANIPVAEVVYGAMEQVDLQKAVEKEFEMALQDRVMEETKDKKNAVEAYVYEMRNKLNDKYHDFVTAPEREDFTARLQQVEDWLYDDGEDETKGVYIAKLEELKKQGDPIEARYKEHTERGTVIDQLEYCINSYREAAMSSDPKFDHIDINEKQKVLNECVEAENWLREKKQQQEPLPKYANPVLLSAEIRRKAEAVDRFCKPIMTKPKPAKPATPPAQATTPPQGGEQQQPQGGASANTNENARNNGSDIPQESMETENKP
- the LOC112709850 gene encoding uncharacterized protein — translated: MRSSSRILVKLLKRHSHTATSSSRFSTPPPHEVVEPFYDLSDVVVSASRDPPSPSPWLPQILSLLDGSPSMESNLTSFCNKFLITLSPNFVSHTLRSLTNQPLLATRFFHWAHSQPSYSHSLHSYVSLIETLSFSSSFDSTVFQNILQEFKCRKFKLTAAAVNSLLRSFAAVGMVEELLWMWRNMKEDGLEPSLYNFNSLMNGLVNAGMVESAVRVFEAMREVNVRPDSVSYNTVIKGYCKVGKTRKALEMIREMEAGDDDGNVGPDKVSYMTVMQACYGEGDVDCCVRLYHEMKEKGLVVPPHAYSLVVCGLCRQGKVVEGLNVFEEMRRDSCGANKAVYTALIDGYAKTGNVDGAMRLFERMRQEGIKPDEVTYGAIVNGLCKGGRVEEALGYLEFCKENGVMVNAVFYSSLIDGLGKAGRVDEAEKLFYEMVDKGCPPDSYCYNALIDGWCKGGRIDEALALFQRMEEEGCEQTVYTYTILISELFKVHRNEEALKLWDKMIDKGITPNVACFRALSIGLCLSGKVARACKILDELAPMGIVLETAYEDMINVLCKAGRVKEACKLADGIVDRGREIPGKVRTLMINALRKAGNADLAIRLMHSKIGIGYDRMRSVKKRVKFQTLIGS